The Nitrospirota bacterium genome includes a window with the following:
- a CDS encoding ISNCY family transposase, which yields MVGEDTVQMRVTELKRVHVIRQVMAKALRQREAGEILGLTTRQVRRLVQRVRAEGDMGLVHRSRGTPSHRQYRPALKVRALRLYATHYGDFGPTLAAEKLAERHGLPLSAETLRGWLRAAGVTHFQRRKQPHRAWRARKTHRGELVQVDGSHHDWFEGRGPRCVLMAYIDDASSQVFARFYAYEGTIPALDSFRRYVTHYGLPLALYTDQHTTYKSPAAPTVEEQLADRPPHSQFERALAELGVTVMHAHSPQAKGRVERLFKTLQDRLVKDLRLAGLATLEAANQFLETWLPRYNQQFAVSPAQPADLHRPRPTCRALDRSLCLKTLRVLRRDWTVAHHGQLYQIRDHIRATQVQVEERLDGTMRMTHHGRPLTYQAIAARPCKTAEPETRKLPRPPVKPRATHPWNGYGTIASKRPAAAQP from the coding sequence ATGGTTGGAGAGGACACGGTGCAGATGCGCGTGACAGAGTTGAAGCGGGTGCATGTCATTCGGCAAGTGATGGCCAAGGCATTACGGCAGCGGGAGGCGGGCGAGATCTTGGGGCTGACGACGCGGCAGGTCCGGCGGCTGGTCCAGCGGGTCCGAGCGGAGGGGGACATGGGCCTCGTGCATCGAAGCCGAGGCACGCCCTCACACCGACAATACCGGCCCGCCCTGAAAGTCCGGGCCCTTCGGCTGTACGCGACGCACTACGGCGATTTTGGCCCCACCCTCGCGGCGGAGAAGCTGGCCGAGCGACACGGCCTCCCCCTCAGCGCCGAAACGTTACGCGGCTGGCTCCGGGCCGCCGGGGTCACACACTTCCAGCGGCGGAAGCAACCGCATCGGGCGTGGCGGGCCCGGAAAACGCACCGGGGCGAACTGGTACAGGTGGACGGCTCGCATCATGACTGGTTCGAGGGACGGGGACCCCGGTGTGTGCTGATGGCCTACATCGACGATGCGAGCAGTCAGGTCTTTGCCCGGTTCTACGCCTATGAAGGCACGATCCCCGCACTGGATAGCTTCCGTCGCTACGTCACGCACTATGGCCTGCCGCTCGCGCTCTACACGGACCAGCATACGACCTACAAGTCGCCGGCCGCGCCGACCGTCGAGGAGCAATTAGCTGATCGCCCGCCGCACAGTCAGTTTGAGCGAGCGCTCGCCGAGTTGGGGGTGACAGTGATGCATGCCCACTCCCCGCAGGCCAAGGGCCGCGTCGAGCGGCTGTTCAAGACCCTGCAGGATCGCCTGGTCAAAGACCTACGCCTGGCGGGCCTGGCCACGCTTGAGGCGGCCAATCAGTTTCTGGAGACCTGGCTCCCGCGCTACAACCAGCAGTTTGCGGTCTCGCCCGCGCAGCCCGCCGATCTCCATCGGCCCCGTCCGACGTGCCGCGCCCTGGACCGGAGCCTGTGCCTCAAGACTCTGCGTGTCCTGCGCCGCGATTGGACCGTGGCCCATCACGGGCAGCTCTATCAGATCCGCGACCATATTCGGGCGACCCAGGTGCAGGTGGAAGAACGGCTCGATGGGACGATGCGGATGACCCACCATGGCCGGCCGCTCACGTATCAAGCCATTGCCGCGCGGCCCTGCAAGACGGCGGAGCCGGAGACACGCAAGCTGCCGCGGCCGCCCGTCAAGCCTCGAGCCACTCATCCATGGAATGGCTACGGGACAATCGCCAGCAAGCGACCGGCCGCCGCGCAACCTTAA
- a CDS encoding RNA-binding protein, whose product MGSKIYVGGLPYSATEQELSDLFGRHGAVASARIITDKFTGQSRGFGFVEMSSDAEAQAAVAALNGAEMGGRTLTVNEARPQEPRTGGGGGFGGGGGRGGAGGGKRDRY is encoded by the coding sequence ATGGGTTCAAAGATCTATGTTGGTGGGTTGCCCTATTCGGCGACCGAGCAGGAGTTGAGTGATCTGTTCGGGCGACATGGTGCCGTCGCTTCAGCGCGGATCATTACGGATAAGTTCACGGGACAGTCACGCGGCTTCGGCTTCGTTGAGATGTCTTCGGATGCAGAAGCACAGGCGGCGGTTGCCGCTCTCAACGGCGCAGAGATGGGTGGCCGGACCTTGACTGTCAATGAAGCGCGGCCCCAGGAGCCTCGTACTGGCGGCGGCGGTGGATTTGGTGGCGGCGGTGGCCGTGGCGGCGCGGGTGGCGGCAAGCGCGATCGTTACTAG
- a CDS encoding 2OG-Fe(II) oxygenase: protein MSTRMESMSGPVPLADLSSFSFHEHSVLVVENFWSQEERQFFREGMQQAAWKSLADLPKVREDFPNAGNWAKAEIDRAQGQRLMSRLQLPCIQSYMESFPHIVGRHVGFSYYSYASGDCLLTHNDTDQGYAMEGTTAPRRRLAMVSYFHDEWRSDWGGELIIYRKRKAHATDQPDLEVTHCIEPRPGSLVMFTVPRFHRVCRVDQVAGEHRRLSVAGWFMTQHQ, encoded by the coding sequence GTGAGCACTCGAATGGAATCGATGTCCGGCCCGGTCCCGTTGGCCGATCTTTCGTCATTTTCTTTTCATGAGCATTCCGTGCTGGTCGTCGAAAATTTCTGGTCGCAGGAAGAGCGGCAGTTCTTCCGCGAGGGGATGCAGCAGGCGGCTTGGAAGAGTCTGGCCGATCTGCCGAAGGTTCGGGAGGATTTCCCGAATGCCGGAAACTGGGCCAAGGCTGAAATCGATCGGGCTCAAGGGCAGCGATTGATGTCGCGGTTGCAGTTGCCCTGTATTCAATCCTACATGGAGTCTTTCCCTCATATCGTCGGCCGCCATGTCGGGTTCAGCTACTACTCCTACGCGTCGGGCGATTGTCTCTTGACCCATAACGATACGGACCAGGGTTATGCGATGGAGGGCACAACGGCGCCGCGCCGCCGTCTCGCGATGGTGAGCTACTTTCATGACGAATGGCGGTCAGATTGGGGCGGAGAGTTGATCATCTATCGCAAGCGGAAGGCTCATGCCACCGATCAGCCCGACCTTGAGGTGACCCATTGTATCGAGCCCAGGCCTGGCTCGCTCGTGATGTTCACGGTGCCCCGTTTCCATCGGGTCTGTCGGGTGGATCAAGTCGCAGGTGAGCATCGGCGACTCTCAGTCGCCGGCTGGTTCATGACCCAACATCAGTAG
- a CDS encoding NFACT family protein, with protein MALTAAEIGEVVAELAPALAEGWIQKIQQPTDCTILLEVRTPGRTHRLLLSCHPDSARLHFTTEALQNPPTPPPFCQFLRAHLQGARIDKIEQVHGDRIVHLALSTKEGPCTLVAELTGKTSNFLVLDETGLIRRDLNGTKDLVGQLYVAPALPHRDKPAAALSRFSQDSQESLFPLSAAIEAHYHKAEATSVVQTAQNARAGILRKSIKKLRRRIEAWHEDLAKAEKYKTYARYGELIKANLGAIRRGQTDVTLVDYFNEELPSLTIPLDQTKTPQGNMDDYFKKHRKHLAAERELRPRIAEGENELATLQQELTSIEQETWQPPDRTHPVLRARILARTEKGKGKQEQRQGPFRRFTSSDGLTIYVGKNARENDELTFGLAKSDDLWLHARGTPGSHVVVRLEKGAEIPPETLRDAATLALLYSDLKKSGKGDVIYTRRKWVKKAKGQAPGAVTVTQEKSLFVSLDKIRLAGLKERSDAQ; from the coding sequence GTGGCACTAACCGCAGCAGAAATTGGAGAGGTGGTGGCTGAACTGGCCCCGGCCTTGGCCGAAGGCTGGATTCAAAAGATCCAGCAGCCGACGGATTGCACCATTCTGCTGGAAGTCCGCACGCCAGGACGGACGCACCGGCTCCTCCTCTCCTGCCACCCGGACAGCGCCCGCCTCCACTTCACCACGGAAGCCCTTCAGAATCCACCGACGCCGCCGCCCTTCTGCCAATTTCTCCGCGCCCATCTGCAAGGAGCGAGAATCGACAAGATCGAACAGGTTCACGGGGACCGGATCGTCCACCTTGCCCTGAGCACGAAGGAAGGTCCCTGTACGTTGGTCGCAGAGCTGACAGGAAAAACCTCGAATTTCCTTGTGCTCGATGAGACAGGCCTGATCCGGCGAGACCTAAATGGGACCAAAGACCTGGTGGGACAGCTCTATGTTGCGCCAGCCCTCCCTCACCGGGACAAGCCTGCCGCAGCCCTGTCTCGATTCAGCCAGGATAGCCAGGAATCGCTATTCCCCCTCTCCGCTGCCATCGAGGCCCATTACCACAAGGCCGAAGCCACGTCGGTCGTTCAGACCGCACAGAACGCCAGGGCCGGGATACTCAGAAAATCCATCAAGAAGCTCCGCCGCCGCATCGAGGCCTGGCACGAAGACCTCGCGAAGGCAGAAAAATACAAAACCTATGCCCGCTACGGCGAGCTCATCAAGGCAAACCTCGGAGCCATCCGCAGGGGTCAAACCGATGTCACCCTGGTGGATTATTTCAATGAGGAGCTGCCCAGCCTGACGATCCCCCTCGACCAGACCAAAACTCCCCAGGGCAATATGGACGACTACTTCAAGAAACACCGGAAGCACCTGGCGGCAGAGCGGGAGCTACGGCCTCGCATCGCAGAGGGAGAAAATGAGTTGGCTACGCTGCAGCAAGAGTTGACCTCTATTGAGCAGGAAACCTGGCAGCCTCCGGATCGCACGCATCCGGTCCTGCGAGCCAGAATCCTCGCGCGGACAGAAAAGGGAAAGGGCAAGCAGGAACAGCGGCAGGGTCCATTCCGCCGCTTCACCTCGTCAGACGGGCTGACGATTTATGTCGGAAAAAATGCACGAGAGAACGACGAGCTGACGTTTGGCTTGGCCAAGAGCGACGACCTCTGGCTCCATGCCCGTGGCACGCCAGGCTCCCATGTGGTGGTGCGTCTCGAAAAAGGAGCGGAGATACCCCCGGAAACCCTCCGCGATGCGGCGACGTTAGCCCTGCTCTACAGCGACCTCAAGAAAAGCGGAAAGGGCGACGTCATCTATACCCGCCGCAAGTGGGTCAAGAAAGCGAAGGGGCAGGCGCCTGGCGCCGTGACGGTCACTCAAGAGAAGTCCCTGTTTGTCTCGCTCGACAAGATACGGCTTGCAGGCTTGAAAGAGCGATCAGACGCGCAGTAA
- a CDS encoding HEXXH motif-containing putative peptide modification protein yields MPLLDVSLLVRLQGEFRLSMKRLLGDLCLDLENQYADVATSLALPVAYFRYLGRSLERDAYAHWKVVGWIEALNDLVYFIDLLQQIREEQDTREFAAQLFAECQEKFFENSYLEDLFPRGVAQSSGLERRLSQLCKRLTQELTQESLCLVPGLPMLWCEAHKIASWNVAVQFGGNVERAELLGAMAIGLDGGSYEAPPAVKRALKQSSSLATLLIRPHELSVKIGRTVTPLCTMRGHRLDWSWTHRPPVVAIETQAGAITVGPTLVYGKDRQPKTVAATSAGQVKRINRAWTIIQEAWPEGHEVLALLTSRIVPLKAKGVVSFSYRHRPGLSFINCFDRDNLDLVDDLIHENSHHHLNLLLRKYVMYQGDRNQQVFYSPWRRSLRPFRGILHAAFTFTMGAMLFERLSIWASGVGGSTRWKRAGLTEKDLQRARFRCLEEVESVRYSIHDLEYASWHLKWLTGSGKQLVEQLAQTIEQVEQNIEPHRKAVLASKFGPALRKHVKELQQAREIYGPMRLSKA; encoded by the coding sequence ATGCCGTTACTCGATGTGTCCCTGCTCGTTCGCCTGCAAGGAGAATTTCGCCTGTCGATGAAGCGGCTCCTGGGCGATCTCTGTCTGGATCTGGAAAACCAATATGCCGACGTTGCGACGTCCTTGGCCTTGCCGGTGGCCTACTTCCGGTATCTCGGGCGGTCGCTCGAACGGGATGCCTATGCCCACTGGAAAGTGGTCGGCTGGATCGAAGCGTTGAACGACCTGGTTTATTTCATCGATTTATTACAGCAGATTCGAGAGGAGCAGGATACGCGCGAGTTCGCGGCTCAGTTATTTGCCGAATGTCAGGAGAAATTTTTCGAGAACAGTTATCTGGAGGATCTGTTTCCGCGAGGGGTTGCCCAGTCCTCGGGACTCGAACGGAGGCTGAGTCAACTGTGCAAGAGGCTGACGCAGGAGCTGACGCAGGAGTCGCTCTGTCTCGTGCCGGGCCTTCCGATGCTCTGGTGCGAGGCTCACAAGATTGCCTCCTGGAACGTCGCAGTCCAGTTCGGAGGCAATGTCGAGAGGGCAGAGCTGTTGGGCGCAATGGCCATAGGGCTGGATGGCGGAAGTTACGAGGCGCCCCCCGCGGTAAAACGAGCCCTCAAACAATCCTCCAGCCTGGCGACTCTTCTCATTCGTCCGCATGAGTTGTCCGTGAAGATCGGACGAACCGTGACGCCTCTCTGCACCATGAGAGGCCACCGGTTGGATTGGAGCTGGACGCACCGGCCGCCGGTCGTGGCCATCGAGACGCAGGCAGGAGCCATCACAGTCGGGCCAACGCTCGTCTATGGGAAGGACCGCCAGCCCAAGACCGTGGCCGCCACGTCAGCTGGGCAAGTGAAGCGAATCAATCGAGCTTGGACCATCATTCAAGAGGCCTGGCCGGAAGGGCATGAGGTGCTCGCGCTTTTGACCTCGCGGATCGTGCCGCTCAAGGCCAAGGGCGTGGTGAGCTTCAGCTATCGCCACAGGCCTGGCTTGTCGTTTATCAACTGTTTCGACCGGGACAACCTCGACCTGGTTGACGACTTGATCCATGAGAACAGCCATCACCACCTGAATCTGTTGTTGCGCAAGTACGTCATGTATCAGGGGGATCGCAACCAGCAAGTCTTTTATTCCCCCTGGCGCCGCAGCCTCCGTCCGTTCAGAGGCATTCTCCACGCGGCCTTCACCTTTACGATGGGGGCGATGCTCTTCGAGCGGCTCTCAATCTGGGCCTCGGGGGTGGGTGGATCGACCAGGTGGAAGAGGGCAGGCCTCACTGAGAAAGATCTGCAGCGAGCCAGGTTTCGTTGTCTCGAAGAAGTGGAATCGGTTCGCTACTCGATCCATGATTTGGAATATGCCAGCTGGCATCTCAAGTGGCTCACAGGCTCAGGTAAGCAGCTGGTCGAACAGTTGGCCCAAACCATCGAGCAGGTCGAACAGAACATCGAGCCCCACAGAAAAGCCGTCCTCGCCTCCAAGTTCGGCCCAGCCCTCCGCAAACATGTGAAGGAGCTCCAGCAAGCCAGGGAAATCTACGGGCCAATGCGACTGAGCAAGGCATAG
- a CDS encoding GGDEF domain-containing protein, producing the protein MLPTAFTDRLSQMMGVKMEEIAQETQEAFSRDSAEAASRGLIHSSNTLGLYQRRRVQQIDKRVKAVLECQKRLISAVRLPFSETLASELKAQSEEWVTPEWCEQSVQSDPDLGLIKDYKTSFREETLQARNSALRKASIEIDLLLDELRPQSTTQAPVNAKELDQKFKILLSPDQVKKDFNEWTEKLGPVNGHIAVLFIDLDKFKALNTKYTEPRIDQDFLPDAMNLVESFVRVRGEAAKHGGDEYVVILPNHDATDAVAFSEKLRRAFEQHKFVVAGDDVRITVSIGVGLWPLHGSNYEEVLTKSSAAKQTAKADRNKVVLAQAVSEQVLPLPKSGLSPAGQTLALFLNQRSQAAEEADPILGPEIILANGQLTEEELTIAADELHARGWLTTDVDGSKIGFRYIQPTPFLFFETDPDLRGWDPRQDAKTVAVVAVGLGKESLSPREIGEKLGWEPRRLNPAMSWLENRGFAKLYSAMGASPYRFTGMFITPSTRRLASET; encoded by the coding sequence ATGCTCCCTACTGCCTTCACTGATCGTCTTAGTCAAATGATGGGCGTAAAGATGGAAGAAATCGCTCAGGAAACACAGGAGGCGTTTTCCAGAGACAGTGCGGAAGCCGCCAGCAGGGGATTGATTCATTCAAGTAATACTCTAGGCCTTTATCAACGAAGACGAGTTCAACAGATAGATAAGCGCGTGAAAGCTGTCCTCGAATGCCAAAAACGTCTCATCTCCGCCGTGCGCCTTCCATTCAGCGAGACCTTGGCTTCTGAGCTTAAGGCACAGTCAGAGGAATGGGTAACGCCTGAGTGGTGCGAGCAATCTGTGCAGTCCGACCCCGACTTGGGCTTGATAAAAGACTACAAAACTAGCTTTCGAGAAGAAACCCTGCAAGCCAGAAACAGCGCCCTGAGAAAAGCCTCCATTGAAATTGACCTCCTTCTCGATGAGTTGCGCCCACAGTCAACCACTCAGGCTCCAGTGAACGCTAAGGAATTGGACCAAAAATTCAAGATCCTTTTGAGCCCTGACCAGGTCAAGAAAGACTTCAATGAGTGGACAGAGAAGCTAGGCCCAGTCAACGGACACATCGCTGTTCTTTTTATCGACCTCGATAAATTCAAAGCACTGAACACGAAATACACTGAGCCAAGAATTGACCAAGACTTCCTACCCGACGCGATGAACCTTGTAGAAAGCTTCGTCCGGGTCCGAGGAGAAGCGGCGAAACATGGAGGAGACGAGTACGTCGTTATCCTTCCGAACCATGATGCGACAGATGCTGTAGCGTTTTCCGAGAAGCTTCGCCGAGCATTTGAACAACACAAATTTGTAGTAGCTGGGGATGACGTTCGAATTACCGTGTCGATCGGTGTGGGCTTGTGGCCACTTCATGGATCGAATTATGAAGAAGTGCTCACGAAATCGAGTGCCGCAAAGCAAACTGCCAAGGCTGATCGCAATAAGGTTGTTCTTGCTCAAGCTGTCTCGGAACAAGTACTTCCTCTCCCGAAAAGCGGGCTATCCCCTGCAGGACAAACGCTCGCTCTGTTTCTGAACCAACGGTCCCAGGCAGCCGAAGAAGCAGATCCCATACTTGGGCCTGAGATAATCTTGGCTAACGGACAGCTCACAGAGGAAGAACTAACGATTGCGGCAGACGAACTACATGCACGTGGCTGGCTCACGACCGATGTCGACGGAAGCAAGATCGGTTTTCGCTATATCCAGCCAACTCCTTTTCTTTTCTTTGAAACTGATCCGGATCTGAGAGGATGGGATCCTCGCCAGGATGCGAAAACGGTAGCAGTGGTTGCCGTCGGGTTGGGGAAAGAATCACTTTCGCCTCGGGAAATTGGCGAGAAACTCGGATGGGAGCCTCGGCGCCTTAACCCAGCTATGAGTTGGCTCGAAAATCGAGGTTTTGCAAAACTCTATAGTGCAATGGGTGCATCGCCCTATCGATTCACCGGGATGTTCATTACGCCTTCAACCCGCCGCCTAGCCTCGGAGACCTAA
- a CDS encoding PKD domain-containing protein, producing MENAKLKIKRGKLGLHFYILPFAFCLALAQPAHALKILEPAEGTKLTSGKTVTARVDLGKDSGIVKVRYYWYGEQDETLVGQEDATATGSIIAPVALIGLADQDPPFGGKLLVPKDSIGPMRLLAVAEISRGRLGTRSIFDEILVNVEPAASLAIIDFETDKPLHLGRAGQSSAFGHVDSMGKIFELPVVGEFTDGVTRRISTLGSGTSFQSSNPKIIKVLAGGLLQIVGNGKTTVTVTNRGKQATLDVAVDVNEEPNEPPVADAGPNQSVKSGTKVKLSGLKSRDAEGEALYYSWSQVRGSKIALLDVNNAEASFLAPTVSEKRTYRFKLRVTDKKGADSVPAFVDVTVEP from the coding sequence GTGGAGAATGCAAAATTGAAAATTAAAAGGGGGAAGTTGGGACTTCACTTTTACATTTTGCCTTTTGCGTTTTGCCTTGCACTGGCGCAGCCGGCCCATGCCTTGAAGATCCTCGAACCGGCTGAGGGGACCAAGCTCACATCGGGGAAGACCGTCACGGCCCGCGTGGACCTCGGCAAAGACTCCGGCATCGTCAAGGTCCGCTACTATTGGTACGGCGAGCAGGACGAGACCCTGGTGGGACAGGAAGATGCGACGGCCACGGGATCGATCATCGCGCCGGTAGCCCTCATCGGACTGGCCGACCAGGATCCCCCGTTCGGAGGGAAGCTCCTCGTCCCCAAGGACAGCATCGGCCCCATGCGCTTGCTGGCAGTCGCAGAAATTTCACGCGGACGACTGGGCACGAGATCCATCTTCGATGAAATCCTCGTGAACGTCGAACCAGCCGCCTCCCTTGCCATCATCGACTTCGAAACGGACAAGCCCTTGCACCTCGGCAGGGCCGGGCAATCCTCCGCCTTCGGCCACGTCGATTCCATGGGGAAAATATTCGAGTTGCCGGTAGTGGGTGAATTCACCGATGGGGTCACCCGCCGGATCAGTACATTGGGCAGCGGCACGAGCTTTCAATCGTCAAACCCCAAAATCATCAAGGTGCTCGCTGGCGGCCTACTCCAGATTGTCGGCAACGGAAAGACAACCGTCACCGTCACCAACCGTGGCAAGCAGGCAACTCTCGATGTCGCAGTCGACGTGAACGAGGAGCCGAACGAGCCTCCGGTCGCGGACGCAGGCCCCAACCAATCAGTCAAATCTGGCACGAAGGTGAAGCTGAGCGGGTTGAAGAGCCGGGATGCGGAAGGCGAAGCCCTCTACTATTCCTGGAGCCAGGTCCGAGGCAGCAAGATCGCCCTGCTGGACGTAAATAACGCCGAAGCCTCCTTCCTCGCTCCGACCGTGTCGGAGAAGCGGACCTATCGGTTTAAGCTGAGGGTGACGGACAAGAAGGGGGCGGATAGTGTGCCTGCGTTCGTGGATGTGACCGTCGAGCCGTGA
- a CDS encoding APC family permease gives MILKRWLVGNPLKTAQAAHQRLSKRLALAVFSSDALSSVAYATEEILLVLVPASLAFAHFSIPISVMIILLLAILTLSYSQIIVEYPGGGGAYIVSKSNLGEWPGLTAAASLMIDYVLTVAVSVAAGIAAITSAVPALFPYRTILGVVAIILVLLVNLRGVRESGKVFAVPTYMFIGGMLLMLAAGTYQLLFGQLTPIAVQSMATQTAVESVSLFLLLRAFSSGCTALTGVEVISNGVPAFRPPEPKNAVITMITMALVLGTLFLGISTMAYHLGVLPKEDETVISQVARAIFGEGFLYYLIQISTMSILVLAANSAFAGFPRLASLLARDGYMPHQMELMGDRLVFSNGILILGVFSCFLIIMFGGDTHALIPLYAVGVFLSFTLSQAGMVRRWLSKRGPHWRKKIVINGIGAVATAIATAIIASTKFMHGAWIVIVLIPILIMMFRGIHAHYQAVSDQITLDRRGSRPPMPRRNIVILPISGVNRAVIRAVDYARSRPGEVRAVFVDVDPEATARLKMQWAQWGCGVNLVVLPSPYRSILNSLLDYVEAILEKEPDTWVTVVIPEILPARWWQNILHNQRALLLKASLLFKDRVILTDVPFHLTR, from the coding sequence ATGATTCTGAAACGTTGGCTCGTCGGCAATCCACTCAAGACTGCGCAAGCCGCCCACCAGCGGCTCTCAAAACGCCTGGCCCTGGCCGTGTTCTCCTCCGACGCCCTCTCGTCGGTCGCCTACGCCACAGAAGAAATTCTCCTGGTCCTCGTGCCGGCCAGTCTGGCCTTCGCGCATTTCTCGATTCCGATCAGCGTCATGATCATCCTCCTGTTGGCGATTTTGACCCTCTCCTACTCCCAGATCATCGTCGAATACCCTGGAGGCGGCGGCGCCTACATCGTCTCAAAATCGAACCTGGGCGAATGGCCGGGCCTGACGGCGGCGGCCTCGCTGATGATCGACTATGTCCTGACCGTCGCGGTCAGCGTGGCAGCCGGCATCGCCGCCATCACCTCCGCCGTCCCCGCGCTCTTTCCCTACCGCACGATACTCGGCGTGGTGGCCATCATCCTCGTGCTCCTAGTCAACCTGCGCGGCGTCCGGGAATCGGGAAAGGTCTTCGCCGTTCCGACCTACATGTTCATCGGGGGCATGCTCCTCATGCTGGCCGCAGGCACCTATCAGCTCCTCTTCGGCCAGCTCACGCCAATCGCCGTGCAAAGCATGGCGACGCAAACCGCAGTCGAGTCGGTGTCGTTGTTTCTCCTGCTCCGCGCCTTTTCATCCGGCTGTACGGCGCTGACCGGCGTAGAAGTGATCTCGAACGGCGTACCGGCCTTTCGCCCCCCGGAGCCGAAGAACGCCGTCATCACGATGATCACCATGGCGCTCGTCCTGGGGACGCTCTTCCTCGGCATCAGTACGATGGCCTATCACTTGGGCGTCCTGCCGAAAGAGGATGAAACCGTCATCTCGCAGGTGGCGCGAGCCATCTTCGGCGAAGGATTCCTCTACTACTTGATCCAGATTTCCACGATGTCGATCTTAGTCCTCGCGGCAAACAGCGCCTTCGCCGGATTTCCGCGACTCGCGTCATTGTTGGCCCGCGACGGCTATATGCCCCACCAGATGGAGCTCATGGGAGACCGCTTGGTGTTCTCCAACGGCATTCTCATCCTGGGCGTCTTTTCCTGCTTCCTCATCATCATGTTCGGCGGCGACACCCACGCGCTGATTCCACTCTATGCCGTCGGCGTCTTCCTCTCGTTCACCCTCTCGCAAGCCGGCATGGTCCGCCGCTGGCTGAGCAAGCGCGGACCCCATTGGCGGAAAAAAATCGTCATTAACGGCATCGGCGCGGTCGCCACGGCCATTGCGACCGCGATCATCGCCAGCACCAAGTTCATGCACGGTGCCTGGATCGTCATCGTGCTGATCCCGATCCTGATCATGATGTTCCGCGGCATTCACGCCCACTACCAAGCGGTCTCCGACCAGATCACGCTCGACCGGCGGGGCAGCCGCCCTCCGATGCCGCGGCGCAATATCGTCATCCTTCCGATCAGCGGGGTGAACCGCGCCGTCATTCGCGCAGTCGACTATGCCCGCAGCAGGCCGGGAGAAGTCCGGGCTGTGTTCGTCGACGTCGACCCGGAAGCCACGGCCCGGCTCAAAATGCAGTGGGCCCAATGGGGCTGCGGCGTCAACCTCGTCGTGCTGCCCTCGCCCTATCGCTCCATCCTGAATTCCCTCCTCGACTACGTCGAGGCGATCCTGGAAAAAGAACCGGACACCTGGGTCACCGTCGTGATTCCCGAAATCCTCCCGGCTCGCTGGTGGCAGAACATCCTGCACAATCAACGGGCCCTCTTGCTCAAAGCTTCGCTCCTGTTCAAAGATCGCGTCATCCTGACCGACGTGCCCTTCCACCTGACGAGGTGA